The Pochonia chlamydosporia 170 chromosome 1, whole genome shotgun sequence genome window below encodes:
- a CDS encoding terpene synthase family, metal binding domain-containing protein, producing MAPNDIIASLKGRTLHIPNLQSVFQQHSWPSSPANPSYAHIAPLVDTTLRQLSSSNASIGKRLNDNLALFTSLWYPTAQKEQLEALALFTVWLICWDDEIDSDEGSQSDNFEKAQQWRQQTLATFKAVLNLSQEDTLPREQDAVNSVLIDFRNRISGEFSQSQRKHVFQHVDYYISCCAREQEFRLGRQIPDFETYMSFREGTVACAMLCSFVDFAQQIHLPGEVAASPERKVLERQVAILSGLVNDLLSFKKELREECVINAVASLITSGSGRTLDDVVVEIVRKMEDAVEVFDEAAGKLLCRVDGAARDLTRDYINGCRKIVTGSLEFT from the coding sequence ATGGCTCCCAACGACATTATCGCCTCTCTGAAAGGCCGAACCCTTCACATCCCCAACCTCCAGTCCGTCTTTCAGCAACACTCCTGGCCCTCCTCACCCGCCAACCCATCCTACGCACACATCGCACCCCTCGTCGACACCACGCTCCGCCAACTATCAtcctccaacgcctccatCGGAAAAAGACTCAACGATAATCTCGCCCTATTCACCAGTCTATGGTACCCCACCGCCCAAAAGGAGCAGTTGGAAGCACTCGCCCTGTTCACAGTGTGGCTAATATGCTGGGACGACGAGATCGATTCAGACGAGGGCTCCCAATCAGATAACTTTGAAAAGGCCcagcaatggcgccaacaaaCGCTGGCGACTTTCAAAGCGGTCCTGAATCTCAGCCAGGAAGATACACTCCCCAGGGAACAAGATGCAGTGAACAGCGTCCTGATCGACTTTAGGAACCGAATATCCGGGGAGTTCTCACAATCCCAGAGGAAGCATGTGTTTCAGCATGTAGATTATTACATTTCTTGCTGCGCTAGAGAGCAAGAGTTTCGACTTGGGCGCCAAATACCCGACTTTGAGACGTACATGTCGTTCCGGGAGGGGACAGTCGCCTGCGCAATGTTGTGCTCCTTTGTTGACTTTGCGCAGCAGATACATCTTCCGGGGGAGGTGGCCGCGTCTCCTGAGAGAAAAGTTCTTGAGAGGCAGGTTGCCATTTTgtcgggtctggtcaacGACTTGTTGTCGTTTAAGAAGGAGTTGAGGGAGGAGTGTGTGATTAACGCTGTGGCATCGTTGATTACGAGTGGCTCTGGCAGGACGctggatgatgttgttgtcgaGATTGTTCGGAAGATGGAGGATGCGGTTGAGGTTTTTGACGAGGCAGCTGGGAAGTTGTTGTGTCGTGTCGATGGCGCAGCGCGGGATCTTACACGAGATTATATCAATGGGTGTAGAAAGATTGTGACGGGGTCATTGGAGTTTACGTAG